From one Cyanobacterium stanieri PCC 7202 genomic stretch:
- a CDS encoding peptidase domain protein (PFAM: Bacterial pre-peptidase C-terminal domain~InterPro IPR007280~KEGG: cyt:cce_1646 hypothetical protein~PFAM: peptidase domain protein~SPTR: Putative uncharacterized protein;~manually curated) has product MINFQKYLFLAMAAMLIPSLYLKANAQSSRQVYNPIPIEHNQTIQDQLSPTDIPTGEGGFARDYYINLQRGEQIVIDVTSNEFDTVVILMKEDGTTIGENDDGPDGTTNSLLFSRIMEDGRYIIRVRSFALSGNGNFNLRVTKLQEKK; this is encoded by the coding sequence ATGATTAATTTTCAAAAATATCTCTTTCTTGCCATGGCAGCGATGCTAATACCAAGCCTCTATCTCAAAGCCAATGCTCAATCATCCCGACAAGTTTATAACCCGATTCCCATCGAACACAATCAAACTATTCAAGATCAACTTTCTCCCACAGACATTCCCACAGGAGAAGGTGGTTTCGCCAGAGATTACTACATCAATTTACAAAGAGGAGAACAAATAGTTATTGATGTTACCTCTAATGAATTCGATACTGTTGTCATTTTAATGAAAGAAGATGGCACAACCATTGGAGAAAATGATGATGGACCAGATGGCACCACCAACTCATTATTGTTTAGTCGTATTATGGAAGATGGACGATATATTATAAGAGTTCGTTCTTTTGCTCTTTCAGGTAATGGTAACTTTAATCTCCGTGTTACTAAACTACAGGAAAAAAAATAA
- a CDS encoding plasmid stabilization system (PFAM: Plasmid stabilisation system protein~InterPro IPR007712~KEGG: cyc:PCC7424_2911 plasmid stabilization system~PFAM: plasmid stabilization system~SPTR: Plasmid stabilization system;~manually curated), which produces MAYRVVWSLKAVEDVEAIAAYIARDSPSYAAAVVQRIISITQKLPENGTEGRLIPEFEESTIIEQFAYSYRLIYRLEQET; this is translated from the coding sequence ATGGCTTATCGAGTAGTTTGGTCTTTAAAAGCTGTAGAAGATGTAGAGGCGATCGCAGCCTACATCGCAAGGGATTCACCATCCTATGCCGCCGCAGTAGTACAAAGAATTATCTCCATTACCCAAAAACTCCCCGAAAACGGTACCGAAGGTCGTTTGATTCCCGAATTTGAAGAATCAACCATCATCGAACAATTTGCCTACAGCTACCGCCTCATTTATCGTCTCGAACAAGAAACCTAA
- a CDS encoding hypothetical protein (KEGG: cyt:cce_2306 hypothetical protein~SPTR: Putative uncharacterized protein;~manually curated): MSSAKEKVESMLRKLPDDCTVEDIQYHLYVLGKVRQGLQVADTEGVLQQAEVEGLLNKWLIE; the protein is encoded by the coding sequence ATGAGTTCAGCAAAAGAAAAAGTAGAATCCATGTTGAGAAAATTACCTGATGATTGTACTGTAGAGGATATACAGTATCATTTATACGTACTAGGTAAAGTTCGCCAAGGTTTACAGGTAGCTGATACCGAAGGAGTTTTGCAACAAGCAGAAGTAGAAGGATTGTTAAATAAATGGCTTATCGAGTAG